A region of the Flavobacteriaceae bacterium MAR_2010_188 genome:
AACGATTTTGGAAGAGCTCGCAAAATCGCAAAACCCCCAGCTTTTAGCCGAGATTATAAATAAAAGAATTGCAGAATTAGAACTAAAACAAATCAAATCTGGACGTTTACCTCTCATTAGCGCACAAAGTGGCTATTTATTCAATGATTCTAATTCTAGTCTGGGTTTTACAACAAACAACCAAGCTAGAGGTTTTAATTTCGGTATTGCGGCATCGTTAAATCTCTTTGACGGTTTAAATCAAAGTAGAAATGAGCAAATTGCAATTATAAATGTGGATAATTCAAATGTGATAATAGAGCAGCAGACGCAGACCATACTTTCACAGATCAATACCGCTTATAATACTTATCTAACCAATTTACGGTTGATGGAATTAGAAGTCATCAACGAATCGATTGCGAAGGAAAATCTCGAAATCACAATAGAAAAATACCGTATAGGAACTATTCCAACTTTAGAATTCCGCACCGCACAACTAAATTATATTAACTCCGTAGTGCGATCTGCCAGTGCTGTTTATGAAGCAAAACTTTCAGAAATTAAACTAAAGGAATTATCCGGTAGTCTAAATTTACAGATGCCAATGGATAATTAAGGGATGTAAAAGAGATTAAAAATTGCTGAAGATTTTAGTTTTTCATTCCGATCGTAGCTTTAAAACCTTTGCCGACATTGGAACTTAGCACAAGCTCTCCATTAATGGACTTTATTCGTTGTTCTATATTATTTAATCCTGTTCCCTTTTTTAATTGGCAGCCAATTCCATTATCGCTGTAGTTTATAGTTAACATATTTGGTGCAGTTTTAAAAACCAATAGCACAACTGATGCTTGGCTATGCTTTTTCATATTGATCAATAATTCTTGAAGCACTTTATAAATGGTTGCTTTCTTTATTGCAGACAAGGACTTCCAGTTGATGTTAGAAATTCCATTTGCGAGAACATTGGTATCTGTGTTATTGTAGCGCAGAATTAAATCGTTCAAATTTTCTTCGTAGTCAAGGTTAGATTCAACCAAACTATATTCTTTGGAAATGTCTCGGGTTTTAAGGTATAGCTGATCAATATCATCTATAAAATCTTCGTTTATGTTTTCTTGACTTTGAAGTTTGGTCATTAGATGAAACATTTCATTTGCGACTTCATCATGAACCTTTTTAGAAATTTGTGACTCAACCTTATAGATTTGTTGAAGTTTATCTTTTTTGTGCTTATTCTTCACAATGAAGTATAAAAAGATAGCAGTTAGCACGATTATGAATACAATCCCGAGAAAGATTAGGTTAATATTCTTTTGTTTTTCAGTTTCTAGCTCACTTTCTAATGCTTTCCGTTTGTACTCAGAAAAGTCATATTTTAAAAGGGCGAAACTGTTGGAAAGTTCTTGATCGGCCGAAGTGATGCTGTCGTTTAGTAGTTTATATTCCTTGGCATAAGCATCATCGCTTAGCCCTGCCAAAAGCCCTAGAGCATCATTTTTATAAGAAGCCGAATTTAATGCCTTAGCCAAATCATAAGCCTTTACTGCATTTAATCTGGATTCTTCATAATTCCCAATTTTCTTGTAGTATGTTGCTAAATGCGAATAGCTGGTATATATTTTTGAGGTATCACCAACTTCTTCTCTGAGTGTTAAGGCATCCTTCATATAAACCAATGCGTTAGCCTTATCGTTATCGATTTTTATAAGACCAAGGTTATCTACAACCAAGGCCTTAACTAGTTTGTCTTCAATTCGAGGTAAGAGGTTATAAGCCTTTAACAGCTCTTTTTGTGCGGCAAGAGTGTCATTAAACTTTTTATGAATTAGGGAGATGTTGTTATAGATTACGGCGCTGTCTAAAGAACTCTCTGCGAAGCTGAGGGTTTTCTCATATAGTTCTATGGCCTTTTGCCGGTTGCCCCGCTCAGTATAGATTATTCCCAAAATATTATAGAAACTCTTGTTGGAGCCGCTAACAAAAGCAGACATTTCTAAATCTTTTAAGAGGCTAAGAGCTTCCACTGCTAGTTCTTCGCTATGATTATATTCTCCTTTTTTATATTCTAAGCTTGCCCGATAATAAAGTGCATTGATTGCGGATGCTTTATCTTTTTTAGATTTAGATTCTTTATAAATTTTATCAAAATAAAACCCCGCTTTTAGA
Encoded here:
- a CDS encoding Tetratricopeptide repeat-containing protein → MNSLRLPLTFFSSIFYVACCFLSGISFGQNSNDSLAYYSRLALNPQNAKDFLKAGFYFDKIYKESKSKKDKASAINALYYRASLEYKKGEYNHSEELAVEALSLLKDLEMSAFVSGSNKSFYNILGIIYTERGNRQKAIELYEKTLSFAESSLDSAVIYNNISLIHKKFNDTLAAQKELLKAYNLLPRIEDKLVKALVVDNLGLIKIDNDKANALVYMKDALTLREEVGDTSKIYTSYSHLATYYKKIGNYEESRLNAVKAYDLAKALNSASYKNDALGLLAGLSDDAYAKEYKLLNDSITSADQELSNSFALLKYDFSEYKRKALESELETEKQKNINLIFLGIVFIIVLTAIFLYFIVKNKHKKDKLQQIYKVESQISKKVHDEVANEMFHLMTKLQSQENINEDFIDDIDQLYLKTRDISKEYSLVESNLDYEENLNDLILRYNNTDTNVLANGISNINWKSLSAIKKATIYKVLQELLINMKKHSQASVVLLVFKTAPNMLTINYSDNGIGCQLKKGTGLNNIEQRIKSINGELVLSSNVGKGFKATIGMKN